The genomic DNA GAAAATGCCGGTCATGTTCATCGTGCGCGGCGGCGACTGGATTCCGCTGGGCGGGATTTCCTTCCGCGAGTTTCTCAAGAATGGTTATCAGGGCGCGCAGGCCACGCTCAACGATTTCGAGCTGCATTTGAGCACGGCATTTCCCGAGGCGCGGCTCAAACAATACCTCGAAATCCGCGGCATCGACGGACAAAGCGCGGAGCTCATTCCTTCGGTCGCCGCTTTCTGGAAGGGAATCCTTTACGACGAGAAGACCCGCGACAAGGCCTGGCAGCTTGTGGCGTCCGCGACGCGCGAAGAACGGCAAAGGCTCGTGGAAGAAGTCCCCCGCAAGGGGCTGCAGGCCTCTCTCGGAAAGACGCCGATCCTGGAAATCGCAAGGGAGCTTGTCGCGCTTTCCTGCGCCAGTCTCGGGACTCAAACCACCGAGGAAGAAGGCCGCTCCGAATGCGTTTTCCTCAAGCGCATCCAGAAAGCCATCACCGATCCCGGCAAATCCCCGGCCGAAACCCTGCTGGAAAAATGGAACAACGAATGGCAGGGCGATATCCGGCAAATGCTGGCCTACCTTCGCATTTGAGTTTCCTTCGGCGCTCCTTCGCTTCAAATCCTGCCATAAAATAAAAAAGCGCCAAGGCGGATGCCTTGACGCTTTTAAGAGGGTCGGGATGGCAGGATTGGCTCCTGCGCTCGGACGGAGCCTCGCTGTGTAGCCTCCCCTCAGTCGCTTCCGGCGGTCTTCGACTTACGCCTTTTCCTTCGGCTCTCCTTCGCTTCAAATCCTGCCATAAAATAAAAAAGCGCCAAGGCGGACGCCTTGACGCTTTTAAGATGGTCGGGATGGCAGGATTTGAACCTGCGACCTCTTGCTCCCGAAGCAAGCGCACTAGCCAAGCTGTGCTACATCCCGATGAAGAGCAGAAGAGCTGGAAAGGACGGCATTATATACAAATCGACCGTAAATTTCAGTAAAAACTCTTATCGAGAAGGTTTTGCCTGATTTTCGGTGAGCCAAAGCCTCAGCCCCGCCTCCTCCTAACCCGGCTCAAAGATGCACGTCCTGCCGATAGCGGGAAGCCGCCTTTTATTGCAAAGTACGACAGTAACCCTCTGGAGGTTTTATGAAAACATTTATTTTAGTTTGGGCGCTCATGGGAGTTGCGGCGGTCCCGGCGTGGGCCGAAGCCATCACGGGGCGCGTCGTGCAGATCGATCCTCAAAGCAATACGTTCATGGTCAAAGCCGACAATGCGGGGGGAGAACAAATCACCCTTATCCGCTGGAAAGGTTCGGACGGACCGGTCCTCCGCAAAATCCAGCTTGGCGAACCGGTCACGGCCATTGTCGAGACGGAAAGCGACGGATGGATCCTGCAGAGCATCTCTTCGCCCACGCAAATCACCGAAGGCTACGCAACGGCGGAGCGCGCGCCTTCTGACCGCGGCGCCGGCGCGGAATCCGTCGGCGAAACGCAATCCGACGAAGGACCCCGGGGAGGTTGAAAGATCGCATGCGCCTTTTTATCGGAGTCCTGCTTGCCGCGATATTTTTAGGACCGCTTCCTGGTTTTGCGGAGGAGGCCGCAGCTCGCGGAGAATATCTGACGCGCCGCGCGTCCATGTGCGTAGAATGCCATACACCGCGAGACGCGAAGGGAAATCTCCTCGAGTCAAAGCTTTTTCATGGCGCACCCGTGCCGGTGCTCCAGCCGGAATTCGCCACTGCGTGGGCGCTCCGCGCCCCGAATCTCACGGGCTGGCCCGGTTACACTCACGAGCAGGCCGTGCATTTTCTCCAGACCGGCGAGCGGCCCAACGGGACGCACGCGCGGCCGCCCATGCCGCAATACCGATTGAATTCCGAAGACGCGGAAGCCGTGGTGGCTTATCTTCAGGGGCTTCACTAAATCGGCCCGTAAGGTTTTTCCCGTATTTTTAAAAGTTTGTAAGTGAATTCCTTACGAGAGCGTTTTTTTTCCGTGAAACCAAAGAAAATCAATCTCAGTTGTTTCCGTTTCGGATAAAATATCCTCACATGGCCACTCAGCCGATTAATGCTCAAATTCACGAACCTCTGCGGCCCGCGGACGATGCCTACCGCCTCATGGTGGCCAGCGTTCAGGACTATGCTATTTTCCTGCTCGATCCCGCTGGACTTATTCAAACTTGGAACAAAGGCGCGGAACGCATCAACGGCTACAAGGCGGATGAAATCATCGGGCGTCATTTTTCCCTCCTGTACGAGCCTGACGACATTCAGAAAGGGAAGCCGGATCTTGAACTGAGAGAGGCTCTGAAACGCGGGAGCGTTAGGGATCAAGGCTGGCGGCTCCGCAAGGACGGCAGCCGGTTTTGGGCGGACGTCACGCTCACGGCGCTGCATGGCGAGGACGGTACAACGCGCGGGTTCTGCAAAGTAACCCGGGACATGACCGAGCAGAAGGCCGCTGAAGATAAGATGCGGCTGAGCGATGAGCGCCTGCGCCTGATGATCGAGAGCGTTCAGGATTATGCCATCTACATGCTGGACCCCGAGGGCAACATCGCCAGCTGGAACGTCGGGGCCGAACGCAACAAGGGGTATAAGGCGGCCGAAATTCTGGGGAAGCATTTTTCCGTTTTCTACACGGACCCGGATCTCAAAAACAAGCTCCCGCAAAGGAACCTGGAGATCGCCGTGCGCGAAGGGCATTGCGTGGATGAAGGCTGGCGCGTGCGCAAAGACGGCACCGTGTACTGGGCGTCGATCGTGATCACGCCCCTCCGGAATAAAGAAGGCGTGCTGACGGGCTTCGTCAAGGTTACGCGCGACATGAGCGAGCGCAAGCAGGCCGAAGACAAACTGGAAAAAGAAGTGCAGGAGCGGACGCGCGAGCTTCGCCAGAGCAACCGGGAGCTCGAGCAATTCGCCTACGTCGCGTCTCACGACCTTCAGGAGCCTTTGAGGACGGTCGCGACCTACATCGACCTTTTGAATGCGCGCTGCGGGGAAAAACTCGATTCGGCCAGCCGCGAATACATGAACTTTGCCATCGACGCCGCGGAGCGGGCGCGGGAGCTGATCCGCGACCTTCTCGAATTCTCCCAGACCGGCGCGAAGATCAACAGCATCAGGCCCGCCGACTTTGGCTCCATCCTGAAGCAGGTCCTGGCCAACCTGAGGGCCTCGCTGGAATCCAACCAGGCGGAAATCGAAGCGGGCCCCATGCCCATCGTG from Verrucomicrobiia bacterium includes the following:
- a CDS encoding glutamate-cysteine ligase family protein, with protein sequence FRQEIWRYTDPERSGILWELLDERRRFRDYLEYVLKMPVMFIVRGGDWIPLGGISFREFLKNGYQGAQATLNDFELHLSTAFPEARLKQYLEIRGIDGQSAELIPSVAAFWKGILYDEKTRDKAWQLVASATREERQRLVEEVPRKGLQASLGKTPILEIARELVALSCASLGTQTTEEEGRSECVFLKRIQKAITDPGKSPAETLLEKWNNEWQGDIRQMLAYLRI
- a CDS encoding PAS domain S-box protein, yielding MATQPINAQIHEPLRPADDAYRLMVASVQDYAIFLLDPAGLIQTWNKGAERINGYKADEIIGRHFSLLYEPDDIQKGKPDLELREALKRGSVRDQGWRLRKDGSRFWADVTLTALHGEDGTTRGFCKVTRDMTEQKAAEDKMRLSDERLRLMIESVQDYAIYMLDPEGNIASWNVGAERNKGYKAAEILGKHFSVFYTDPDLKNKLPQRNLEIAVREGHCVDEGWRVRKDGTVYWASIVITPLRNKEGVLTGFVKVTRDMSERKQAEDKLEKEVQERTRELRQSNRELEQFAYVASHDLQEPLRTVATYIDLLNARCGEKLDSASREYMNFAIDAAERARELIRDLLEFSQTGAKINSIRPADFGSILKQVLANLRASLESNQAEIEAGPMPIVPADGARILQLFQNLISNALKYRSERPLKIKVSSEETPDSWVFSVEDNGIGIAPEHHKKIFGLFQRLHAKHKYPGTGIGLAICQKIVEGHGGMIWVESEAGKGSTFKFTLPKADGEK
- a CDS encoding c-type cytochrome, which encodes MRLFIGVLLAAIFLGPLPGFAEEAAARGEYLTRRASMCVECHTPRDAKGNLLESKLFHGAPVPVLQPEFATAWALRAPNLTGWPGYTHEQAVHFLQTGERPNGTHARPPMPQYRLNSEDAEAVVAYLQGLH